Within Helicobacteraceae bacterium, the genomic segment AGGGAGTGAAAGCCGCCGACAGATATAGCGACAATGGTTTTAGCGCTTAAACTTGTAACCTCTGTAAAGGTATGGCGATTAGTTTCATGATCGCTATCGCCTAAACCAAGCTGACCAAACCTGTTAGAACCAGCGACATAAACCTTGCCGTCCTTTGATAGCGCGAGAGAGCGAAGATCGCCGGCGGCGATAGCTTTGAATTTAACTTCGCGCTTATCGCTTCCTTTGTCGTCCGAACCTTCGCTATAGGCGTTCAGAGCAAACGCAACAAGCGCGATCGTTAATAGTTTAGTAGAGATAGGAAATAGTTTTTTAAGCGGCGCTAAAACTATCGCTTTAGTTAAAAGCGATTGATCGTTATCCGTCGGCGACGAGTTTAACAATTCGCGATCACAGATTGATTTAGATTTCGTTATACTGATCTTTCGCAAAAAGGACGATAGCATAGCAAATTCCTTTATGACTTCAAATAAAGCTCTGGGATAATAACTATCTCTAACTTAAATCCGATCGCGATATTAAAAAGCAAATAACGTCTAGCCTGTTTTGGGGCAATAACGCGACCGAACCTCGCTAAAGGTATCGCTAAAGACAATGCTATCTAGACCAAGCCGACTTGTAATGATGCAAAAATAAAGCGAGGTTAGCGCGCGCGTAAAAACGACGGACAAACCGCCCTATCGCTCCGCTCAGGAATAACGATCAGCGTATCGTAAGGATTAAGTAGCGCTACAAAACTACCAAACGGCAAACCAACCGCCGCCGATCTTTCAATCTGCGCCGCGTCTTTCCCGTCATTTCCACGAAACGCCCGCTTTGATGGGAGCGTAAGGCGCGCGGGAAGGCGGGAAGCCATCTCCCCCTACGTCATTCCTACGAAAGCGGGAATCCATAAAAAGTTAAAACCTATGCAACGCGCTTGCGCCATGATTGTTTGAAAGAGATGGATACCCGCCTTCTTCCGCGATTATGAAGCGTTTGCGCTTTTATCGCTTCGCGCGGGTATGAAAGGAATATCGGCAATCTCCGCTATCTCAATCCCGCGTAATCTGGGCGCTTCGCGGGAATGACGGGAAAGGACGTATTTCGATTGCTCCGGCGATCTGCCTCAAACATGCGGCGGCTTTCGGCGAGCCAATAAAAAGCGCGGCGCGGATTCGAATTAACGCCCGATTAGCATAACGCGCCGCGGCTAAAAGCCCGCTCTTGTTAAAGCGTCTATCAGTTTCGCTTCAAAAGCGGTTCGATCCGTATCGAAAACGCGATCAGCTCTTTGGCGTTTGCCCCACATTGGTTCGGGAAAATGGCTATCGTCGTCAAAACGCGCCATAATATGAATATGAACTCTAGGTAGCCGATTGCCGAAAGACGCGACATTAATTTTGCTCGGTTTATAATGTTCGCGCATCGCTCTTTCGCAAATCAAAACCGCTCGCCATAGATCGGCGAGCGTTTGCTCGGAGCAGTCGGTTAGCTCTTTGCAAGGCTCGGAGGCAAATATCTTTAGCCATGGGATCGCTTGGTCATGCCACTCGATATAAAGGTTTTTAGCATTGAAAAACATTGAGACTCCTTTACGCGGATTATACGCCGTTAGCGACGATATGTTAACGCCGCGCGAAAGCGTGTTGGCGCAAGCGGAAGCGGCGCTAAAGGGCGGCGCTAAACTTTTTCAGCTACGCGATAAACGCCATAGCGACGAGGAGTTGACGCCGCTTGCGGGCGCTTTGCGGCGGCTGTGCGAACGCTACGAGGCGAAACTCATTATAAACGATCGGCTCGAACTTGCCAAAATCGCGGACGGCGTTCATATAGGCGCGAGCGATCGGGCGCTTTGGGCGGCGAGAGCGGCTTTAGGCGGCGAGGCGATCATAGGCGTCTCTTGTTACGGCGACCTAAATCGCGCGAAAACGGCTCAAAACGGCGGCGCAAACTACGTTTCGTTTGGCGCGTGTTTTAGCTCCGCGACAAAACCGAACGCGGCGGTTATAGATCGCGCTATTTTCGGCGAGGCAAAAAAGTTCCTGCGCATACCTGTCTGCGCGATTGGAGGCGTTACAACCGAAAACGCGGCGCGGTTAATCGCGCTCGGCGCGGATATGTTAGCCGTCGTAAGCGATCTGTGGCGCGCGGGCGATCCGCAAAAACAAGCCAAAGCGTTTGCCGCGTTGTGGCTATAAACGGCGCGCCCTCCCCTATTCTCGCCGTTTATTAAACGACGCTTTAGGCTAAAGATATATGAGCAGGTATTCGTTTTTTCTCATAAACTCCAATAATTTGCAATCGCCTAGCTCGCACGCTTTTTTCGCGTCCGAAGCGGCTTGTGGCAGGCTATTTAACTGTCCGTAAGCGCTGCCGCGATTGCTATAAGCGCGAGCGTAAGTTGGATCGAGCGCCAACGAGCGATCGTAGCCCTCGATCGCCTTTTTTAGATCGCCTAATTGATGATAAGCGCTCGCGCGGTAGTAATGAGTTAGCGCCGAGTTTGGATCAAGCTCGATAGCCCGATCATAATCCGCGATCGCCGCTTTATTGTCGTTTAGATTAGCGCGAGTGGCGCCGCGCGCGCCGTAGGCTTTGGCGTGTTTTGGATCGAGCTTGATCGCCCGATCGAAATCCTCTAACGCTTTGTGTAAATCGCCCAAAACCCTATACGCCTCGCCGCGAGCGTAGTAAGCCCGCGCGGAGTTTGGCTTTAGTTGGATCGCCTGATCGTAACTCTCAATCGCCTTGTTAGCCTCTTTTAAGACCAAATACGCCGCGCCGCGATTATAGTAGGCTTCGGCGCGTTTTGGATCGAGTTTGATCGCCTGATCGTAGCCCTCGATCGCCTTTTTGTAATCGTTTAATTGGTAGTAGGCGTTGGCGAGATTATAGCGAGCGTCCGCGTATTTGGA encodes:
- a CDS encoding HIT family protein, yielding MFFNAKNLYIEWHDQAIPWLKIFASEPCKELTDCSEQTLADLWRAVLICERAMREHYKPSKINVASFGNRLPRVHIHIMARFDDDSHFPEPMWGKRQRADRVFDTDRTAFEAKLIDALTRAGF
- the thiE gene encoding thiamine phosphate synthase — protein: MKNIETPLRGLYAVSDDMLTPRESVLAQAEAALKGGAKLFQLRDKRHSDEELTPLAGALRRLCERYEAKLIINDRLELAKIADGVHIGASDRALWAARAALGGEAIIGVSCYGDLNRAKTAQNGGANYVSFGACFSSATKPNAAVIDRAIFGEAKKFLRIPVCAIGGVTTENAARLIALGADMLAVVSDLWRAGDPQKQAKAFAALWL
- a CDS encoding tetratricopeptide repeat protein, encoding MRALIFLSLITTIVFATDQAIERYESAQKAFERGEYNKAIDDYSAAIKLNPNAPVIYNARGIAYFNLNDQTKAIEDFNKALSLDSKYADARYNLANAYYQLNDYKKAIEGYDQAIKLDPKRAEAYYNRGAAYLVLKEANKAIESYDQAIQLKPNSARAYYARGEAYRVLGDLHKALEDFDRAIKLDPKHAKAYGARGATRANLNDNKAAIADYDRAIELDPNSALTHYYRASAYHQLGDLKKAIEGYDRSLALDPTYARAYSNRGSAYGQLNSLPQAASDAKKACELGDCKLLEFMRKNEYLLIYL